The following is a genomic window from Deltaproteobacteria bacterium.
ATCTCCTATCGGTTTATTTTCTGATCCTCTTCAATATTGATTCACAGTCCCCCAGCAGGAGGATCCGGGTCATCCTCACGGCAGGAATTTTTACCGGAATGGGGGTCATTACCAAACCCAATTTCCTGCTGTTTCTGCCTGTCGGTATTGTCTGGATCCTTTTGTGCAAAAACACACACATCGGCTTAAGTCAACGCGGTTTCCACAGCCTCCTGTTTCTCCTGGCGGCCCTTGTGGTCATTGCCCCTGTAACGGTCAGGAACTACCTCAAATTAGATGACTTTATTTTGGTAACCGCCGATGCGGGTAAGGTTTTTTTTCACGGCAACAGCAAGACAGCCACCGCTATTGTAGGGGCCGACCTTTCTGATGACAGCCGTTTCGACAATGCCGGAGGAGAACCGGATTATGCCCACGTTCTGTTTCGAAACGCCGCTTCCAGGCTGACCGGCAAGCCGCTGGCCCCCTCGGAGTCATCCAGCTTCTGGGTGAAAACAACACTCAAGGATATTCGGGACGACCCGCTTCTGTACCTGGAACGGGTCTTCAAAAAGGCCGTTCATTTCTTCTTAGACTACGAAGTTCATTATATCGCCTCCGCCTACAAGGAGTATAAGAGATCCCTGGAATATCCCTTTTTCAGGTATGGGATGATCATCTCTCTGGGCTTTCTTGGAATCGGGCTTTCCATCAAAAAATTTTGGGGGTTGTTGCTGGTTTACGAGACAATGGGCCTTTACCTGCTGTCATGCACGCTCTTTCTCGTCAATGCCAGATACCGCATACCCGTGGTTCCCTATTTTTGTCTCTTTGCAGGGTATGCGATCCATCGTTTGCAGCACATGGTGGTAATGCGTCAATTTAAACAGGCCGGCATATCCCTTCTGTTACTCGGCACCGTGTATCTTTCAACCCATCTGTTTTTTAAAGAGGACATCTTTGCGCACGACCGATGGCAGGAGGCAACAAAAGTCTGCTACCAAGTGGATGGCAGAGAAGCCTTTAGGACCGGAAAATACCGGGAGGCCATTGAGGCCCTCAACAGAAGCATATCGATTGTCCCGAATTTTTATCCGGCTTTCAACCTACGGGGGAAAAGCTATGCCATGTTGGGACAGTTCGAGAAAGCCGAATGGGATTTTAAAAAAGCCATTTCCTTGAGACCCGAAATTCCCGACGGTTATAAGAATGCAGGCTTTCTCTATCTCCTTCAGGGCAAAGAAGCCGCGGCAGAGAAATACTTGAACAGAGCCTTGACCTATGCCCCCAATGACAGCAAGATACAAAAAGCCCTTGAAAATCTAAATTGATATGAGATGTTATCCGAATCCGATTCCTGGTTCTAAAACAAAAAGCGGAACAGGCGCGTAAATACCCCCTGTTCCGCTCTCATGGAATCGATCAAGCTACTTGGTTATATTTCCATTTGAATCTATAGAATAGGTTATATCTCCGCTGGAGTGAGTTGCAGTTAATGCAAGGCCGCCCACAGTCCCGTCAGTTGTTGTCACAGTAACGCCCTCCGACGTATTCAAGCCGTAGCTTAAGAGAATAGTCGTAGTCACCGTCCCTGTCGGGTTGTCTACGAAATATGCCTGGGCCGCGGTATAGGCGTTTTTAATGTCCGTATTGGCGGAAGCATTATACGCCCTCTTCCTGTAGGAATTAAACTGGGGGATGGCAATGGCCGCCAAAATGCCGATAATGGCGATGACGATCATCAACTCGATAAGGGTGAAACCTTTTTGATCTTTTTTCTTCAGTAATTTTGTAAGCATCTTCTTTCTCCTTTGTGGTTAAATTTAATGAAACTTGAAAACTTATCAATGGAAACGCTTCCCTGATCTATACACACCTCCTTCCATTTTTCAGTTGCATGCTATTTTGGTTATTCAATTGCCGGATATCAGACGCCTCCCATCAGCCGATCATCTCATGCATCACATGGCATCTTCATATCCACAAGGGCAATATGATTTGCGTTTGTCTTCTTATATACAATTGCCGTGCCACTCAATCGATCCGCACATCTTTCTCATAAATAATACTGCAATATCAAATAGTTCCATTTAATGCCGAATTTATGCTCTTTTTACGGGGTCTTGTTTATGGTCTGGATCGGGCGGCATGTGTCGCGATTTGTAAGGATCGTGACAATTTTTGGCATAGTAGGGACAGGGATGAGGAGAGATGGAAGCTCAAAGCTGAAAGCTGAAAGTGTGGGAAACCCGAAGCTGAAAGTCAAGGGGCCGCGTCCTCCGCTTCCGCGATCCCCTGCTTTTCCAGGCGATATCGGAACGACCGGAGGGTGATATCCAAAAGTTCCGCGGCCCGCTGTTTCGATCCATGGGCCATCTCCAGGGCCTGACGCAGATACCCCTGTTCAATCTCCGCCATCACCTCATCCAGCCGA
Proteins encoded in this region:
- a CDS encoding glycosyltransferase family 39 protein, which codes for MKNLFTRTEGAKKDYSLHAVLFLFAIFIRVFFLIRIDEPILFFKYPFFAEKVAGGMDIGERLVDLSPFYLYFLAVLNKLFDVSWQFIKCFQIIIGAANALLVFVIGTRLFERRAAFIGALIFAAYGNLIVFETTLEPSVFVLFFNLLSVYFLILFNIDSQSPSRRIRVILTAGIFTGMGVITKPNFLLFLPVGIVWILLCKNTHIGLSQRGFHSLLFLLAALVVIAPVTVRNYLKLDDFILVTADAGKVFFHGNSKTATAIVGADLSDDSRFDNAGGEPDYAHVLFRNAASRLTGKPLAPSESSSFWVKTTLKDIRDDPLLYLERVFKKAVHFFLDYEVHYIASAYKEYKRSLEYPFFRYGMIISLGFLGIGLSIKKFWGLLLVYETMGLYLLSCTLFLVNARYRIPVVPYFCLFAGYAIHRLQHMVVMRQFKQAGISLLLLGTVYLSTHLFFKEDIFAHDRWQEATKVCYQVDGREAFRTGKYREAIEALNRSISIVPNFYPAFNLRGKSYAMLGQFEKAEWDFKKAISLRPEIPDGYKNAGFLYLLQGKEAAAEKYLNRALTYAPNDSKIQKALENLN
- a CDS encoding prepilin-type N-terminal cleavage/methylation domain-containing protein — translated: MLTKLLKKKDQKGFTLIELMIVIAIIGILAAIAIPQFNSYRKRAYNASANTDIKNAYTAAQAYFVDNPTGTVTTTILLSYGLNTSEGVTVTTTDGTVGGLALTATHSSGDITYSIDSNGNITK